CTGCGCTGGAATCTCGTCAAACCAGTCGGGTGCGGAGGACCGCACGGTCTCCCCCGTCTGATACGCCTGCTCGACCTCGGCCGCCCACTGCTCGCGGATCTCTTGGCCGATGAGGTCGCGATAGAACAGCGTAGGCGCGCCCGAGGGGCGAACCTGGCCGACCGCGACGAAGGTGTTTGCCTCGGTGCGGACCCAGAGGACAAGGTCTGCCGTCGCGAGGTCCGCAAGGAGCTGCCAGTCGCTGATGAGCCAGCTGAGCCATTCGCGGTCAGCTTGGTCCAGCGTGCTAAAGCGCTGAATAAGGTTGGTGATGCTCGACACCCGATAAGCCTACGAGACTCCGGCTGGCAGAATTGCCATCGCTCGCGGCCACGCGCTCGGCAAGCGCGCCGATCGCCCTCGCTAATTGCGAGCGTGGGGATGCGTCAACGACCGACAGCGCACCCGCAATCGCCCGGTCACAGGCCTTCGGGTCGTTCGGCAGGAGTGTGACCTGTTCAATACCGCCGAATCGCCGCAGGACCTGCCGGACTTGCCCCGCCGCATCCATTCCGGTGGCGCCGCCGCGCACCTTATTCACGACCGCCTCGATGTGACACTTCGCGCCCACGCACTCGAGCAGGTGGAGCCGCGCGCGCAAATACCGCTGTAGTCCGAGCGGCGTTCCCTCGGCGAGCGCAATAACCGAGTCCGACAGCTCGAGAGCGGTGTGGGTCGCGGCATTGCGGCGAGGGGCGCTCACGTCACTGACGATCTCCTCGTCGCGTTCCAGGTTGAAGCCCGCGTCGATCACGACGACGTCCGCGTGCAGCTTCGTCTGTTCGATGACCCCACGGATGCGCGGTCGGCTGAGCTCAGGCCAGCGATCGGGATTCACAATGCCTGCCAGCACTCGGAATTTTGCGGACGGCGTAGAAACCTCGGAGGAGACGCGATCGAGCTCGGCTTCATTCAGCGCATCGGCACCCGCGAGTCGGCACGCCGCCGCGAGCCCGGGCGCCTCATCGGCGATCCCGAGGAGCTGCGCGACGGCGCCACCATAGGGGTCGGCGTCGATCAGCACGACGCGCAACCCGCGGTTCGCGAGGGATGCGGCGAGACCGATCGCGAGCGTCGTGCGGCCAGGTGACCCGTGCGGGCCCCACACCGTCACGACGTGGCCTGGGCCGTTCCTACGCGCAGGCTGCGCGCGATTCGCGCGCTCTCGACGGCCTCGACTGCGCTGAGCTTTTTGCCGAGCGTCGCCCGAGGCCTCGGCCTCGGCAGGTTCGTTTCGGCCGGGTCCGCGTTCGCTCGAAACATCGTGGGCGGAATCGTGCTGCGTCGGTCCACCGGCCTCGCCACCCGCCGCGGGCTTCGTGCGGGGCTTCGCCGGGCGCTTCGCGCGCTCCGCCTGCTCACGGTGCTTCCGTTCGCGACGAGAGAGTGCCTGTTCGGGTTCGCCCCTCGCCTGCCCGGTGCTGCCTGCATCCTTGCCGGTACCTGCCGCAGCGTGCGGTTCGCTGCCCCGGCTACCGGGCGCCTGTGGCGCGTCGCCGCGTGCAATCGCCTGCTGACGCACGAGCACCTCGAGCTGCTCCCACTCGACCTGCGCATCCAGCCGATCAACGACGCCGAGGGCGAGAGTGTTGCGACGCTCAAGCTCGTCCGCCATGAGCACGATGATGCGCGAGCCCGCGGCGTCGCAGGCCGCGAGGCTCCGCGGGGTGAGCGTCTCCGGGCCGCCCTGCGCGATCACCACGTCTGGACGGTGGCGGCCGACTGCCTCGATCAGCGCGTCCGAGCCGGCGGGCCGATCGACGACCTCGTGTCCGGAGATAAGAATGCCCTCGAGGAGGCGCGCCTCGATGTCGAAATCAATGGCGAGGAGAATGCGCATCCCACTCACTCCCCGACGGGTCGGTAGAGGGGTACGACGTGCAGGCGCGACCCGTTCGTCAGCGCAGTGAGCACCTCGGCGAGATCGGTATCGGGGATGCGCAGCTCCACCTCAACTTGCCCGCTATTGACGAGCTGCTGGGACTCGAGCACGCGCACGACCTGCGCCTGCTGCACGAGAGCAACGGGCGTGTTGTACGTCCCCGGCCGCTCCCCCGGAGCCGCGGCCCAGAGCTCGACCGCGACGCCGGTACCGACGTCCTCCGGCAGCGCACCGCTGATCGTGACGACTACGGGCGCCGAGGTCTCGTCACCAGCCCCAATCGCGCTGAGCGGAAGGTATTCTCCCTGGCCGATTGGTCGGGTCGAAATCACCGCCGAGCCGTCAAAGCGATCGGGTGTGAGGTAGAGCTCGTGACTGTCGGAGATCGGCACGTTCACGATCGAGAGCGACTGCTCCGTGATCGCATCGCCCTGCGCAATCGGCGCCGCCGCGACATACACCGCGACGGTCTGCTTGGCCTGCGAGACCACCCAGATCACGCCCAGCACCGAGGCCACCACCAGGACGCAGCCGATGAGCAACCGCGGGTCGAGGCGGATGCGTTGACGAAGTGAGGCCATCATGACTCCGATGCGTAGGCGAACTGCAACGGATGCAATATTGCTCGATCCCTGGCCATCCGCCGGGAAGTTATCCACAGGGGTAACGCCGAGCGCCGCCGCATAGCATGATGTTTACATGCCCCCGCACTCGGATAGCCCTTTCGAGCGTTTCCTAACGCTCGCTGACGTGGCCGACATCCTTAATGTTGAGCTCGACGTCGCGCGTGAGCTCGTCGAATCTGGCGAGCTCGCGGCGATTCGCATCGGCCAAGTCGGCCAGTGGCGCGTCGAGCAGCGAGCGCTGGAAGATTACGTCCAGGACCAGTACGAGCGCCAGCGCCGCGAGGCCCGCTTCGCCGAATCGGAGTTCGACGACATCCCCGAACTCACCATTCCCCGCGAGGACTGGAGCTAGAGCGTCCAGTCGCTCGCCGGGTCCTAATTAGTCGGTCTGGATGCGGATGAGCGTCACGTCGCTCAGCGGGATGAGTCGGATGCTGCTGATCTGGCTCTGTCGCCGCGGCACGTCAACATCGTGCGTCGCGACGTCGATGTGATCGCGCCCGACTCGATCGATCGTGCCGTAACAGGTTCCGGTCACCGTCGTAATCTCGCAGTGCGCACGACGACGGGCGAGATCGCGAAGCGGGATGCTCAACCCGAGCCTGCCCGCGACGGAACCGGGGCGATCCGGGAGCGGCTCGAGCGAGCGCGAGATCTGATCGCGAGTCAGTAGCACCGCGGCGATCCCGGCGAGTGGCACGATGCACGCACCATAGCTGCGGACCACGCCGACGAGGTCGGCCCCGAACCAATCGGCGCCGAACTCGACGGGGCGAATCTCGACGCGCTCGCCGGTGTGAAGCTGCAGCCCGATTCTCTCGTCCGCCGCCAGGTACGCATCCAGCGCACCGAGTCGATCGCGCAGCGTGAGCCGGGTAACCCGCAACCGTTCCTCGTCGATGGCCGCTCGTCGACGCTCTTCCTCGAGGCCAGCATCGAACTGGCCCGCGAGGTCATCGAAGAGTTCGTCCCAGCGCATTCGGTCATTGTCGGGCATGCAATCGTTGCGCGGCGCGAGTTATCCACAATCGCCGAGATACCCCGACGCGTTCTCCACAGTTCAGGTGGAGTTTCCTTTCCGTCGCGCGATTCGCGGTTCAATGGTCACGAATTGGTATAGACCGGCCAACGTTGGCTCGGCCCGAAAGGCTCCCGTAGTGATGTCAAGAACCGCCCATTCCGACCGTTCCACCGCGACACCACGTTCCACCACCGCTCCAGCGCCTGCCGCCGCGCGCCTGCGCGTCGTCGAGAAGACGCACGATGTTCCGCGCAAAGAGGTGCTCGGCGAGGGCGTCCTGACCGGGAAACAAGTCACCGCCGACCTCCCGGATCCCGAGCCCCTCCTGCGAAACCTCGGGCGGAGCGTTTTCGAGGCGATGGCCGGGGTCCGCGACATTGAACAGATGGCGCGGTGGGTCGCTCCGGATGTGTACTCGGTTCTGCTGCAGCGCGTGCAGCACTCGGCA
This DNA window, taken from Gulosibacter molinativorax, encodes the following:
- a CDS encoding Rv3235 family protein → MSRTAHSDRSTATPRSTTAPAPAAARLRVVEKTHDVPRKEVLGEGVLTGKQVTADLPDPEPLLRNLGRSVFEAMAGVRDIEQMARWVAPDVYSVLLQRVQHSARARRIRGKTVRRPYIVTKTCLWQSPRAGVVEATVLVDLGARVRAVAIRLEEFRGRWRAERFNVL
- a CDS encoding SAF domain-containing protein, whose amino-acid sequence is MMASLRQRIRLDPRLLIGCVLVVASVLGVIWVVSQAKQTVAVYVAAAPIAQGDAITEQSLSIVNVPISDSHELYLTPDRFDGSAVISTRPIGQGEYLPLSAIGAGDETSAPVVVTISGALPEDVGTGVAVELWAAAPGERPGTYNTPVALVQQAQVVRVLESQQLVNSGQVEVELRIPDTDLAEVLTALTNGSRLHVVPLYRPVGE
- a CDS encoding helix-turn-helix domain-containing protein is translated as MADILNVELDVARELVESGELAAIRIGQVGQWRVEQRALEDYVQDQYERQRREARFAESEFDDIPELTIPREDWS
- a CDS encoding nucleotide-binding protein, which translates into the protein MRILLAIDFDIEARLLEGILISGHEVVDRPAGSDALIEAVGRHRPDVVIAQGGPETLTPRSLAACDAAGSRIIVLMADELERRNTLALGVVDRLDAQVEWEQLEVLVRQQAIARGDAPQAPGSRGSEPHAAAGTGKDAGSTGQARGEPEQALSRRERKHREQAERAKRPAKPRTKPAAGGEAGGPTQHDSAHDVSSERGPGRNEPAEAEASGDARQKAQRSRGRRERANRAQPARRNGPGHVVTVWGPHGSPGRTTLAIGLAASLANRGLRVVLIDADPYGGAVAQLLGIADEAPGLAAACRLAGADALNEAELDRVSSEVSTPSAKFRVLAGIVNPDRWPELSRPRIRGVIEQTKLHADVVVIDAGFNLERDEEIVSDVSAPRRNAATHTALELSDSVIALAEGTPLGLQRYLRARLHLLECVGAKCHIEAVVNKVRGGATGMDAAGQVRQVLRRFGGIEQVTLLPNDPKACDRAIAGALSVVDASPRSQLARAIGALAERVAASDGNSASRSLVGLSGVEHHQPYSAL